TGGAAACCAAAACCACCGCCGAGTGGAGCGACATCCTCGAGAAGGCGGATGTGCCGGTCATGCCGATGCACGATCTCGAAACCCTGCTGCAAGACCCGCACATCGTCGCCACCGATTTCTTTCCCGTGATCGACCATCCGACCGAGGGGCGTATTCGCAACATGAGGCCCTCGGCGCGGTTTTCGGAAACGCCGGTGGAGACCAAACGGCTGGCGCCGCGCCTCAGCGAGAACAGCGCGGAAATCTTGCGGGAAGCCGGCTTCACGCCCGAGGAAATCACCGCACTGGTGCGCGACGGCGTCACCAAAGCCATACCCAACACATAGGACAAGTCAGATGGATTTCGCGCTTTCGGCCAACCAGGAATCGATCCGTGATGCGGTCGGCAAAATCTGTTCGCGGTTTGACGATGCCTATTGGCTGAAGAAGGACAAGGAGGGCGGCTATCCCGCGGACTTCCACCGCGCACTGGCCGACGCCGGCTGGCTCGGCATCTGCATCCCCGAGGAATACGGTGGTTCCGGCCTCGGCATCACCGACGCCGCGATCATGATGCGGACGATCGCGCAGTCCGGCGCCGGCATGTCAGGCGCCTCCGCCGTGCACATGAACGTGTTCGGACTCAATCCGGTGGTGGTGTTCGGCACCAAGGAACAATGCACGCGCATGCTGCCGCCGATCATCGACGGCCGCGACAAATCCTGCTTCGCGGTGACCGAGCCCAATACCGGGCTCAACACCACGCAGTTGAAGACCCGTGCCGTGCGCAAGGGCGACAAATATATCGTCAACGGCCAGAAGGTGTGGATTTCCACCGCCCAGGTCGCCAACAAGATCTTGCTGCTGGCGCGCACCACGTCGCTGGAAGAGGTGAAGACCCCGACGCAGGGGTTGAGCCTGTTTTACACCGACTTCGACAAGAAGCGCGTCACCGTGCACGAGATCGAGAAGATGGGCCGCAAGCCTGTCGATTCCAACGAGCTGTTCTTCGAGAATTTCGAGATCCCGGTCGAGGATCGGCTCGGCGAGGAAGGTCGCGGTTTCGAATACATCCTGCACGGCATGAATCCGGAGCGCATCCTGATCGCGGCCGAAGCGGTCGGCCTCGGCCAGATCGCGCTGTCGCGCGCCTCGGCCTATGCCAAGAACCGTATCGTGTTCAACCGCCCGATCGGCATGAATCAAGGCATCCAGCATCCGCTGGCAAAAAACTGGATGGAGCTCGAAGCCGCCTGGCTGATGGTGCTCTCGGCCGGCTGGCAATACGACCAGGGCATGCCCTGCGGACCGGCGGCCAATGCCGCGAAATATCTCGCCGCCGAGGCCGGCTTCCACGCCTGCGAGCAGGCGGTCATGACCCATGGCGGTTTTGGTTACGCCAAGGAATATCACGTCGAGCGTTACCTGCGCGAATCCCTGATCCCGCGCATCGCGCCGATCAGCCCGCAACTCATTCTCAGCTTCATTGCCGAGCGGGTGCTGGGCTTGCCGAAGTCGTACTAGGAAGATGTATCGACCATGAGCTTCATCACCGGCGTCGGGCTGACGTCCTATGGCAAGCACGAAGGCTCGTCTTCGCTCGATCTCATGAGCAAGGCGGCCGAGCTCGCGATTGCCGATGCCGGGCTGAAGCGATCCGAGATCGACGGCATCCTGTGCGGCTATTCGACGGTGTCGCGGCACATCATGCTGGCGACCGTGTTCGCCGAGCATTTCGGCATTCAGCCGTCCTACGCGCACGCCGTACAGGTCGGCGGCGCTACCGGGCTCGCGATGACCATGCTGGCGCATCAGCTGGTCGATGCAGGCGTGGCGAAGCATGTGCTGGTGGTCGGCGGTGAGAACCGTCTTACCGGCCAGAGCCGCGACGCCTCGATCCAGGCGCTTGCGCAGGTCGGTCACCCCGAATACGAGGTGACGCTGGGACCGACGATCCCCGCTTACTATGGCCTCGTCGCGTCCCGCTACATGCACGAATATGGCGTAACGCAAGAAGATCTCGCCGAATTCGCGGTGCTGATGCGGTCCCACGCCGTGACCCATCCCGGCGCGCAATTCCACGAGGCGATCACGGTCGCCGACGTGATGGCTTCAAAGCCGGTGGCGATGCCGCTCAAGCTATTGGATTGCTGCCCGGTGTCGGACGGCGGTGCGGCGTTCGTGATCAGCCGCGAGCGCACCGGCACGACCGGCGTTCAGGTGCGTGGCTGTGCGCAGGCGCACACGCACCAGCACGTCACGGCGGCGCCGGCGTTGAGCGAACTCGGCGCCGAGATCGCGATCGCCAAGGCCAAGGCGGCCTCCGGACTTGCGATCTCCGACGTGCGCTACGCCGCGGTCTACGACAGTTTTACCATTACACTGGCGATGCTGCTGGAAGATCTTGGTCTGGCCAAGCGCGGCGAGGCGGCTTCACTGGTGCGGGCGGGGCACTTCAGCCGCGACGGCGCGATGCCGCTCAATACCCATGGCGGGCTCCTGAGCTACGGCCATTGCGGCGTCGGCGGCGCGATGGCGCATCTGGTCGAGACCCATTTGCAGATGACTGATCGAGCCGGCAACCGCCAGGTTCGCGACGCCTCGATCGCGCTGCTGCA
The Bradyrhizobium sp. KBS0727 genome window above contains:
- a CDS encoding acyl-CoA dehydrogenase family protein → MDFALSANQESIRDAVGKICSRFDDAYWLKKDKEGGYPADFHRALADAGWLGICIPEEYGGSGLGITDAAIMMRTIAQSGAGMSGASAVHMNVFGLNPVVVFGTKEQCTRMLPPIIDGRDKSCFAVTEPNTGLNTTQLKTRAVRKGDKYIVNGQKVWISTAQVANKILLLARTTSLEEVKTPTQGLSLFYTDFDKKRVTVHEIEKMGRKPVDSNELFFENFEIPVEDRLGEEGRGFEYILHGMNPERILIAAEAVGLGQIALSRASAYAKNRIVFNRPIGMNQGIQHPLAKNWMELEAAWLMVLSAGWQYDQGMPCGPAANAAKYLAAEAGFHACEQAVMTHGGFGYAKEYHVERYLRESLIPRIAPISPQLILSFIAERVLGLPKSY
- a CDS encoding thiolase family protein, with amino-acid sequence MSFITGVGLTSYGKHEGSSSLDLMSKAAELAIADAGLKRSEIDGILCGYSTVSRHIMLATVFAEHFGIQPSYAHAVQVGGATGLAMTMLAHQLVDAGVAKHVLVVGGENRLTGQSRDASIQALAQVGHPEYEVTLGPTIPAYYGLVASRYMHEYGVTQEDLAEFAVLMRSHAVTHPGAQFHEAITVADVMASKPVAMPLKLLDCCPVSDGGAAFVISRERTGTTGVQVRGCAQAHTHQHVTAAPALSELGAEIAIAKAKAASGLAISDVRYAAVYDSFTITLAMLLEDLGLAKRGEAASLVRAGHFSRDGAMPLNTHGGLLSYGHCGVGGAMAHLVETHLQMTDRAGNRQVRDASIALLHGDGGVLSSHVSMFLERVR